A single region of the Brachypodium distachyon strain Bd21 chromosome 3, Brachypodium_distachyon_v3.0, whole genome shotgun sequence genome encodes:
- the LOC100829306 gene encoding bZIP transcription factor 44 has product MSLSGGTLSSETLSGSSHGTQSYGSEGNLELQARMDLKRKRRKESNRESAKRSRLRKQQQLEELTTQVNQLRTEKQQLVTTLNLTVQSYAAAETQNSVLRSQAMELESRLRALREIIYYMNSASTQFRIPTAASQTTAAAYYPTTSLMASAAASYDVAGANAWGSGMQMLQQQQPIELMYHRC; this is encoded by the exons ATGAGCCTGTCAGGTGGGACCCTATCAAGTGAGACTTTGTCCGGGTCAAGCCATGGGACCCAGAGCTACGGGTCGGAAGGTAACCTGGAGCTCCAGGCCCGGATGGATCTGAAGCGGAAGAGGAGAAAGGAGTCGAACCGAGAGTCCGCAAAGCGGTCAAGGCTGCGGAAGCAACAGCAACTCGAAGAACTTACCACACAG GTTAACCAGTTGAGGACGGAGAAGCAGCAGCTGGTGACGACGCTGAACCTGACCGTGCAGAGCTACGCGGCAGCGGAGACCCAGAACTCAGTGCTGCGCTCCCAGGCGATGGAGCTGGAGAGCCGCCTGAGGGCGCTGCGCGAGATCATCTACTACATGAACAGCGCCAGCACGCAGTTCCGTATCCCCACCGCAGCATCACAAACCACGGCTGCTGCTTACTACCCAACGACCTCTCTGATGGCTTCAGCTGCTGCTAGTTATGATGTTGCTGGCGCAAACGCATGGGGTTCAGGGATGCAGATgttacagcagcagcagcccatcGAGCTGATGTATCACCGGTGTTAG